One Methylophilus sp. TWE2 DNA segment encodes these proteins:
- a CDS encoding helix-turn-helix transcriptional regulator → MNPSRLMKEQQALDSFAAIAQETRLRIIRLLVVAGAEGLSAGAIAEQLGGVSPSRISFHLNHLEQVGLIVSRREGRSIIYSVIFTILSDLVAFLMHDCCQGHCKYCDQAIALFEMCEGRPSDSK, encoded by the coding sequence ATGAATCCATCACGTTTAATGAAAGAACAGCAAGCACTCGACAGTTTCGCAGCAATCGCACAAGAAACTCGGCTACGCATCATCCGCCTTTTAGTTGTTGCCGGGGCTGAAGGTCTGTCAGCAGGTGCAATCGCGGAGCAGCTAGGAGGTGTATCACCTTCTCGTATTTCGTTTCATCTTAACCATCTTGAGCAAGTCGGGCTGATTGTCAGCCGTCGTGAGGGACGTTCAATAATTTACAGCGTAATTTTTACTATACTTTCGGATCTGGTAGCCTTTCTGATGCATGATTGCTGCCAGGGCCACTGTAAGTACTGTGATCAAGCGATTGCATTATTTGAGATGTGTGAGGGCAGGCCAAGCGACTCCAAATAA
- a CDS encoding superoxide dismutase, with amino-acid sequence MEHALPALPFAKNALAPHMSEETFDYHYSKHHQAYVTNLNNLIKGTEFENAPLEEIIKKSSGGIYNNSAQVWNHTFFWNCLSPNGGGEPTGDLAAAINAKWGSYEEFKKAFQASAVGNFGSGWTWLVKKADGSVDIVNMGAAGTPLTTGDKALLTIDVWEHAYYIDHRNARPKFVETFLNHLVNWEFAAKNFA; translated from the coding sequence ATGGAACACGCCTTACCAGCTTTGCCATTTGCAAAAAACGCATTGGCCCCACACATGTCAGAAGAAACTTTTGACTACCACTACAGCAAGCATCACCAAGCTTATGTGACTAACCTGAACAACCTGATCAAAGGCACCGAGTTTGAAAACGCTCCATTGGAAGAGATCATCAAAAAATCTTCTGGCGGCATCTATAACAACTCCGCCCAAGTGTGGAACCACACCTTCTTTTGGAACTGCCTGTCACCCAACGGTGGCGGTGAGCCAACAGGCGATTTAGCTGCTGCCATCAACGCCAAGTGGGGTTCTTACGAAGAGTTCAAGAAAGCCTTCCAAGCGTCTGCAGTTGGCAACTTCGGCTCTGGCTGGACCTGGCTGGTGAAAAAAGCGGATGGTTCTGTTGACATCGTCAACATGGGCGCAGCGGGCACACCTCTGACCACTGGCGACAAAGCGTTGCTGACCATCGACGTATGGGAGCATGCTTACTACATCGATCACCGCAATGCACGTCCTAAATTCGTTGAAACTTTCCTCAACCACCTGGTGAACTGGGAATTTGCAGCGAAGAACTTTGCTTAA
- the xerC gene encoding tyrosine recombinase XerC, whose translation MHELLADYLDFLHFERGLSEHTRNNYQRDIERLLHSSVQDLASLTPQDIRRQIASLHGQGMHGRSIARMLSSWRGFFRYLVLHKGFPSNPVIGLRAPKAAKPLPHAMSIEQTNKLIEIDSDEPIAVRDRAILELFYSSGLRLSELVGLNLDRLDLQEGLVTVIGKGNKTRMVPLGSKALIALKDWLAVRSLWLVKRPSETAVFVSQLGRRIHARTVQTRINHWVIKQGLPTHVHPHMLRHSFASHVLQSSGDLRAVQEMLGHANISTTQVYTHLDFQHLSKIYDAAHPRARKK comes from the coding sequence ATGCATGAACTACTAGCAGACTACCTCGACTTCCTGCACTTCGAACGCGGCCTCAGCGAGCACACCCGCAACAACTACCAGCGCGATATCGAACGTTTGTTGCATTCTTCTGTACAAGACTTAGCCTCCCTCACACCACAAGACATCCGCCGCCAAATCGCCAGTTTGCACGGCCAAGGCATGCATGGGCGCAGCATCGCACGCATGTTGTCAAGCTGGCGTGGGTTTTTCCGTTACCTGGTTTTGCACAAAGGTTTTCCATCCAACCCGGTCATAGGCTTGCGCGCACCCAAAGCGGCCAAACCCTTGCCGCATGCGATGTCCATCGAACAAACCAACAAACTGATTGAAATCGACAGTGACGAGCCGATTGCTGTGCGTGACCGCGCTATTCTCGAGCTTTTCTATTCCTCTGGGCTGCGCCTCAGCGAACTGGTAGGGTTGAACCTAGATCGCCTGGATTTGCAAGAGGGCCTGGTGACAGTCATCGGGAAAGGAAATAAAACACGCATGGTGCCTTTGGGCAGCAAAGCGCTGATTGCTTTGAAAGACTGGCTTGCAGTGCGTAGTCTATGGCTGGTCAAACGGCCCTCTGAAACAGCCGTCTTTGTCAGCCAGCTAGGCCGCCGCATCCATGCGCGCACGGTACAAACCCGCATCAACCATTGGGTGATCAAACAAGGCCTGCCTACCCACGTGCACCCACATATGTTGCGCCATAGCTTTGCCAGTCACGTGCTACAAAGCAGTGGCGACTTGCGCGCCGTACAGGAAATGCTTGGCCATGCCAATATCAGCACGACGCAAGTCTACACCCATCTCGACTTCCAGCACCTGAGCAAGATTTACGACGCCGCGCATCCTCGTGCACGCAAAAAATAA
- a CDS encoding DUF484 family protein has translation MEESINENDIKHYLKAHPDFFERHAHLLAELFLPSPHGKGTISLAERQQIAQRDKIRVLESRFTELILTAEENETTARKVHELTLGLLYAKDVEALHVHLVDFLAAHFQLPNAQLKLWVNESHAADHLFIAAEDSLKNWAKDLSQPYCGTLPTMDIAGWFTDTPASLAVIPMRYQEVTFGLMAIPSEQRSRFYAGMGTLFLNQIGELVSASLARYII, from the coding sequence ATGGAAGAAAGCATCAACGAAAACGACATCAAGCATTACCTCAAAGCCCACCCTGACTTCTTTGAGCGTCATGCCCACTTACTGGCAGAGCTGTTCCTGCCCAGTCCACATGGCAAAGGCACCATTTCACTGGCCGAACGCCAGCAAATCGCCCAACGCGATAAAATCCGCGTGCTCGAATCACGCTTTACCGAGCTGATCCTCACCGCAGAAGAGAATGAAACCACGGCGCGCAAAGTGCATGAGCTGACTTTGGGCTTACTTTACGCCAAAGATGTAGAAGCATTGCACGTGCATCTGGTGGACTTCCTCGCTGCACACTTTCAGTTGCCGAATGCGCAACTTAAATTGTGGGTGAACGAGAGTCATGCTGCGGATCACCTGTTTATAGCGGCCGAAGACTCTCTCAAAAACTGGGCCAAGGACTTGAGCCAGCCGTATTGCGGCACCTTGCCTACCATGGATATCGCTGGCTGGTTTACCGACACACCGGCCTCGCTGGCAGTGATCCCCATGCGTTACCAGGAGGTCACATTTGGGCTAATGGCCATCCCCAGCGAGCAGCGCAGCCGTTTTTATGCCGGCATGGGTACCTTGTTCCTCAACCAGATCGGTGAACTGGTCAGCGCTTCACTGGCCAGATACATTATATGA
- the dapF gene encoding diaminopimelate epimerase produces the protein MKLRFTKMQGAGNDFVVIDATKNPVHLSHSQIQHIANRYFGVGCDQLLMVESTDTPGVDFRYRIFNADGGEVEQCGNGARCFVRFVVDKGLTSKRDIRVETASGIITLMLQDDGQVTVNMGAPRFAPAQIPFEAEQQATTYELPLASETVTVSAVSMGNPHAVMLVDNVHTAEVASLGPQIESHARFPQRVNAGFMQVLNEHEINLRVYERGSGETLACGTGACAAAVSGIQLGTLQSPVKVHTRGGILTIQWAGGESPVLMTGPAEIVFDGEIEI, from the coding sequence ATGAAATTACGATTTACCAAAATGCAGGGCGCTGGCAATGACTTTGTAGTGATTGACGCAACCAAGAACCCTGTGCATCTTTCCCACTCGCAAATCCAGCACATTGCCAACCGCTATTTCGGTGTGGGTTGCGACCAGTTACTCATGGTTGAATCCACCGACACGCCAGGCGTCGATTTCCGTTACCGCATTTTTAACGCCGATGGCGGCGAAGTTGAACAATGCGGTAATGGCGCGCGTTGCTTCGTACGCTTTGTGGTCGACAAAGGTCTCACCAGTAAACGCGATATCCGCGTTGAAACCGCCAGCGGCATTATTACACTGATGTTGCAAGACGATGGCCAGGTCACCGTCAACATGGGCGCGCCACGTTTTGCGCCCGCGCAGATCCCTTTTGAGGCGGAGCAACAAGCGACCACTTATGAATTACCGCTAGCTAGCGAAACTGTCACAGTGAGCGCAGTTTCCATGGGCAACCCGCATGCCGTGATGCTGGTGGATAACGTACACACGGCGGAAGTAGCCAGCCTGGGGCCGCAAATCGAATCCCATGCACGCTTTCCGCAACGCGTGAATGCGGGCTTCATGCAGGTACTTAATGAGCATGAAATCAACCTGCGTGTGTACGAGCGTGGCAGCGGAGAAACCCTGGCTTGTGGCACAGGCGCCTGCGCAGCCGCCGTCAGTGGCATCCAGTTGGGGACTTTGCAAAGCCCGGTCAAAGTACATACCCGTGGCGGCATCCTGACCATACAATGGGCAGGTGGAGAGTCGCCAGTCTTAATGACAGGGCCGGCAGAGATTGTATTTGACGGCGAAATTGAAATTTAA
- the metK gene encoding methionine adenosyltransferase: protein MSEYLFTSESVSEGHPDKLADQVSDSILDAILAQDPTARVAAETLANTGLVVLAGEITTTANVDYIKVARDAIKRIGYDNTEYGIDYKGCAVLVAYDKQSPDIAQGVDNANDDPLDQGAGDQGLMFGYAVNETPQLMPLPIWLSHRVMERQSQLRKDGRLPWLRPDAKSQVTIQYVDGKPHKIDTVLVSTQHAPEMSLEAIREAVIEEIIKPTLPAELIKGEIKYLVNPTGRFVIGGPQGDCGLTGRKIIVDTYGGAAPHGGGAFSGKDPSKVDRSAAYAGRYVAKNIVAAGLADKCLVQVSYAIGVAQPTSIMVETYGTGKVSDERLTQLVREHFDLRPKGIVKMLDLLRPIYTKTAAYGHFGRDEPEFSWEATDKAAALRAAAGLSSGI, encoded by the coding sequence ATGAGTGAATATCTTTTTACTTCGGAATCGGTTTCCGAAGGCCATCCCGATAAACTGGCTGATCAGGTGTCCGACAGCATTCTGGATGCGATCCTGGCACAGGACCCAACTGCACGTGTGGCTGCGGAAACCCTGGCAAATACTGGCTTGGTTGTATTGGCTGGTGAGATTACGACCACTGCCAATGTGGATTACATCAAGGTCGCTCGTGATGCGATCAAACGTATTGGCTATGACAATACAGAGTACGGGATTGATTACAAAGGCTGCGCGGTCTTGGTGGCTTACGACAAGCAGTCTCCTGACATTGCCCAAGGCGTGGATAACGCGAATGATGATCCTCTGGATCAGGGTGCAGGTGACCAGGGCCTGATGTTTGGCTATGCCGTCAATGAAACCCCGCAACTGATGCCATTACCGATCTGGCTGAGCCACCGTGTGATGGAGCGTCAGTCGCAATTACGTAAGGATGGCCGTTTGCCATGGTTGCGCCCGGATGCAAAATCCCAAGTGACGATTCAGTATGTGGATGGCAAACCACATAAAATTGATACGGTGCTGGTGTCTACACAACATGCGCCAGAAATGTCACTGGAAGCGATTCGTGAAGCCGTGATCGAAGAAATCATCAAGCCTACACTGCCTGCTGAGTTGATCAAAGGCGAGATCAAATACCTGGTAAACCCGACTGGCCGTTTTGTGATCGGTGGTCCGCAAGGCGATTGTGGCCTGACTGGCCGTAAAATTATCGTGGATACCTATGGCGGCGCAGCCCCACACGGTGGTGGTGCTTTCTCGGGCAAGGATCCTTCTAAAGTTGACCGCTCTGCCGCCTATGCTGGCCGTTATGTGGCAAAAAATATCGTCGCTGCCGGCCTGGCAGACAAATGCCTCGTGCAAGTCAGCTATGCAATTGGTGTGGCCCAGCCAACCTCCATCATGGTGGAAACCTATGGGACAGGTAAGGTCTCCGATGAGCGTCTGACACAGCTGGTCCGTGAGCATTTCGACCTGCGTCCAAAAGGCATCGTCAAGATGCTGGACCTGTTGCGCCCGATTTATACCAAAACTGCTGCCTACGGCCATTTTGGGCGTGATGAACCGGAGTTCAGCTGGGAAGCCACAGATAAAGCGGCTGCCTTGCGTGCGGCTGCCGGACTGTCATCAGGCATATGA
- a CDS encoding HD-GYP domain-containing protein, with product MLKTIAVKDVRMGMYIHALKGPWMDHPFWTSQFVLTDPEDLKKLLASPIKEVVIDTVWGKDVADNEAKDNEISPMTDKEMAMLELDGPVEDLPPLKSSTVETPVFNSVKLKTATLEAEREQAAKIIASSRQAVASMFNDLRMGKAIETEVVMPIVEEISASVARNVHALISLVRLKTADDYTYMHSVAVCALMAALARELKLSETEVKQAGLAGLMHDMGKAGIPLPILNKPGSLTDNEFHVIQEHPKLGYDMLLKANISDPVTLDVCLHHHEKIDGSGYPEKLTSNQISLFAKMGGICDVYDAVTSARAYKPAWEPGMALKRMASWNGHFDPVVFKAFVKSLGIYPIGTVVILKSGRLAVVVKQNTHSLLKPVVKAFFSTKSRIHIPVIELDLSKNMDEIVGNESVDNWGIGNIDHLWTNQ from the coding sequence ATGCTAAAAACAATCGCAGTCAAAGATGTACGGATGGGGATGTATATTCATGCGCTTAAGGGTCCATGGATGGATCATCCCTTTTGGACTAGTCAGTTTGTGCTGACCGATCCCGAAGATTTGAAGAAACTGCTCGCCAGCCCGATCAAAGAAGTGGTGATAGATACGGTCTGGGGCAAGGATGTGGCAGATAACGAAGCTAAAGATAACGAAATCAGCCCCATGACGGATAAAGAAATGGCCATGCTGGAGCTAGATGGCCCAGTTGAAGACCTTCCGCCATTAAAGAGTTCTACGGTGGAGACTCCTGTCTTCAATAGCGTGAAACTGAAAACAGCGACACTTGAGGCTGAGCGTGAACAGGCTGCAAAAATCATCGCCTCATCACGCCAAGCGGTTGCCTCCATGTTTAACGATTTGCGCATGGGAAAAGCGATTGAGACCGAAGTGGTCATGCCGATTGTGGAGGAAATTTCTGCCTCTGTGGCACGCAATGTACATGCCCTGATTAGTCTGGTGCGTCTCAAAACGGCAGATGACTATACCTATATGCACTCTGTCGCGGTCTGTGCGTTAATGGCAGCCCTCGCCAGGGAGCTCAAGCTCTCAGAAACCGAAGTCAAACAGGCGGGATTGGCTGGCTTGATGCATGACATGGGTAAAGCAGGCATTCCTTTGCCGATACTGAACAAGCCAGGCTCCTTAACGGATAATGAGTTTCATGTGATTCAAGAGCATCCCAAGCTAGGCTATGACATGCTGTTAAAAGCCAATATTTCTGATCCCGTGACGTTGGATGTGTGCTTGCATCATCATGAAAAAATAGACGGCTCGGGATATCCTGAAAAACTGACTTCTAACCAGATTAGCCTGTTTGCCAAAATGGGAGGCATATGTGATGTGTATGATGCGGTCACCTCGGCTCGGGCTTATAAACCTGCCTGGGAACCGGGAATGGCGCTGAAGCGCATGGCAAGCTGGAACGGGCATTTTGATCCGGTGGTGTTCAAGGCATTTGTTAAAAGCCTGGGGATTTACCCGATAGGCACCGTAGTGATCTTGAAGTCTGGCCGCTTGGCAGTCGTGGTCAAGCAAAATACACATAGCCTGCTCAAGCCGGTCGTGAAAGCATTTTTTTCGACCAAATCCAGAATTCATATTCCTGTGATTGAGCTGGACTTGTCAAAAAATATGGATGAAATTGTGGGAAATGAATCCGTAGACAACTGGGGGATAGGGAATATTGATCATTTATGGACCAACCAATAA
- the topA gene encoding type I DNA topoisomerase, with translation MSKLLIVESPSKAKTLKKYLGGDFEVLASYGHVRDLIPKNGAVDPAQQFAMKYDIIDRNSKHVDAIAKAVKNADSIYLATDPDREGEAISWHIAEILAEKKLIKNKLLKRVEFNEITQTAVKHAIDHPRDISMDLVNAQQARRALDYLVGFNLSPLLWKKIRRGLSAGRVQSPALRLIVERELEIEAFTSQEYWSIHMSALKHAHGFDAKLIQLNGQKVEQFTVTNHDQQADIVGKLLLASAGKTTVTRVEKKQRSRSPAAPFTTSTLQQEAVRKLGFTTSRAMRVAQQLYEGMDVGSGTVGLITYMRTDSFSLATEAVMQIRDYVKKHFDADYLPKAPIMYKTKAKNAQEAHEAIRPTDITRTPASVRQYLNDEQFKLYEMIWKRTLACQMTQAKYDAVSVDLSVGSEANLFRASGQTLIFPGFIAVYMEGKDDDKDDEDAEAKLPHLETGEILTVEKIFGEQHFTEPPPRYSEASLVKALEEYGIGRPSTYASIISTLQDREYVLLDKKRFTPTDVGRVVNKFLTEHFTQYVDYDFTAKLENELDEIAEGNLEWVPVMDKFWQGFNQQIQVKADVERPGNELIDEFCPKCGRQLQKQLSRYGSFIGCTGYNATPKCDYKRNLDGEVNNASEPTVIGLDAETQKEIYLMNGPYGPYLQVGQPVEGEKKKPKRVSIPKEIPLSQINIDTANMLLSLPRDLGQHPETGKKIVANIGRFGPYVNHDGKFKSIPKTESVFSIDLEGAVKLLAAAGGPAPLADLGEHPSGEGRIEVFSGRFGPYVQHNGIRATLPKSVTPEELTVEQALELLAEKAAKEGGKTAGKKTTAKKSAAKKPAAGKTTATKTAASKRAKKTATE, from the coding sequence ATGTCAAAACTGCTGATCGTTGAATCTCCTTCCAAGGCCAAAACCCTCAAAAAATATTTGGGCGGTGATTTTGAGGTCCTGGCTTCTTACGGGCACGTGCGCGACCTGATCCCCAAAAACGGCGCGGTTGACCCGGCACAGCAATTCGCGATGAAGTACGACATCATCGACCGCAATAGCAAACACGTCGATGCCATTGCCAAAGCGGTTAAGAATGCCGACAGCATTTACCTGGCAACCGACCCGGACCGCGAAGGGGAAGCGATTTCCTGGCATATTGCCGAGATTCTGGCCGAGAAAAAACTGATTAAAAACAAGCTGCTCAAACGCGTCGAATTTAACGAGATCACGCAGACGGCGGTAAAACATGCCATTGACCATCCGCGCGACATCTCGATGGACCTGGTCAATGCGCAGCAAGCGCGCCGCGCGCTGGATTACCTGGTGGGCTTTAATCTTTCGCCGTTGCTGTGGAAAAAAATCCGCCGCGGGCTGTCTGCGGGCCGCGTACAAAGCCCGGCCTTACGCCTGATTGTCGAGCGAGAGCTCGAAATCGAAGCCTTTACCAGCCAGGAATACTGGAGCATCCACATGAGCGCGCTCAAGCATGCGCATGGGTTCGATGCCAAGCTGATACAGCTCAATGGCCAGAAAGTAGAGCAATTCACGGTCACCAACCATGACCAGCAGGCAGATATCGTCGGTAAGCTGTTACTAGCCTCTGCCGGTAAAACGACGGTGACGCGTGTTGAGAAAAAGCAACGCAGCCGCAGCCCGGCCGCACCATTCACCACCTCCACCCTGCAACAGGAGGCCGTACGCAAACTCGGCTTTACCACCAGCCGCGCCATGCGGGTGGCACAGCAACTGTATGAAGGCATGGACGTTGGCAGCGGCACGGTGGGGTTGATTACCTATATGCGTACCGACTCGTTCAGCCTGGCCACTGAAGCCGTGATGCAAATCCGTGACTACGTGAAAAAGCACTTTGATGCAGACTACCTGCCCAAAGCGCCCATCATGTACAAAACTAAAGCCAAAAATGCGCAAGAGGCGCACGAGGCGATCCGGCCCACTGACATTACACGTACACCTGCCAGCGTGCGTCAGTACCTGAACGACGAACAATTCAAATTGTATGAAATGATCTGGAAGCGTACCTTGGCTTGCCAGATGACACAGGCCAAATATGACGCCGTCAGTGTCGACCTGTCGGTAGGCAGCGAGGCTAATCTGTTTCGCGCCAGTGGTCAGACCCTGATTTTCCCGGGCTTTATTGCCGTCTATATGGAAGGCAAGGACGACGACAAGGATGACGAAGACGCAGAAGCGAAATTGCCGCATCTGGAAACTGGTGAGATACTGACGGTAGAGAAGATTTTCGGTGAACAGCACTTTACCGAACCACCGCCGCGGTATTCTGAAGCCAGCCTGGTCAAGGCGCTGGAAGAATATGGCATCGGTCGCCCTTCAACCTATGCCAGTATTATTTCTACCCTGCAAGACCGCGAATATGTATTGCTCGATAAAAAGCGCTTTACACCAACTGATGTCGGCCGTGTCGTCAATAAGTTCCTGACCGAGCACTTTACCCAATATGTCGACTATGACTTTACGGCTAAGCTCGAGAACGAGCTGGATGAGATTGCGGAAGGCAACCTGGAATGGGTGCCAGTCATGGACAAATTCTGGCAAGGCTTTAACCAGCAGATTCAAGTCAAAGCCGATGTTGAACGTCCTGGCAATGAACTGATCGACGAGTTCTGCCCAAAATGCGGCCGCCAGTTGCAGAAACAGCTTAGCCGTTATGGCAGCTTTATCGGCTGTACCGGCTATAACGCGACACCTAAATGCGATTACAAACGCAATCTGGATGGTGAAGTCAATAACGCGAGCGAGCCTACCGTCATTGGCCTGGATGCAGAGACGCAGAAGGAAATCTACCTGATGAACGGCCCTTATGGTCCATATCTACAGGTCGGCCAACCGGTTGAAGGCGAAAAGAAAAAGCCTAAGCGCGTCAGCATTCCCAAAGAGATACCGCTGAGCCAGATCAATATTGATACGGCAAACATGCTACTGAGTTTGCCGCGTGACCTGGGCCAACACCCTGAAACAGGTAAAAAAATTGTCGCAAATATCGGCCGCTTCGGGCCTTATGTGAACCATGATGGCAAGTTTAAATCGATCCCAAAAACCGAGAGCGTCTTCAGCATAGACCTTGAAGGTGCAGTCAAACTGCTGGCAGCTGCCGGTGGCCCTGCCCCACTGGCAGACCTGGGTGAACACCCATCAGGCGAAGGACGGATTGAGGTATTTTCAGGACGTTTTGGCCCCTACGTACAACATAATGGCATTCGTGCAACGCTGCCTAAGAGCGTGACACCAGAGGAGCTGACGGTAGAGCAGGCGCTGGAGCTCCTGGCCGAGAAAGCCGCTAAAGAGGGTGGTAAAACTGCTGGCAAAAAAACCACAGCCAAAAAGTCAGCGGCCAAGAAACCGGCTGCAGGCAAAACCACAGCGACCAAAACCGCTGCAAGCAAACGCGCTAAAAAGACAGCAACAGAATAA